One segment of Ureibacillus thermophilus DNA contains the following:
- a CDS encoding PolC-type DNA polymerase III produces MENVKARERLFMLLSQLKLTEDVYMSFFEHGELNRLTVHKKKRIWNFSLKLRNILPFQVYQLFSSRLKEEFKHIAQVELTIQTENPEVTEHLISDYWMSVVERIDASPPVKKRLSCQLPVWTGSKLILSCISEMEHLTLKSKYRDIIAETYACFGFPNIAVEFKLVEASEEEKAEQERMLEQRRMEEEELARQAIIDFQNREKEKKEKPQGPVEEGPIQIGSVIQDPEIVDIKSIVEEERRIVIEGHIFAIELKELKSGRSLLEIKLTDYTDSILVKMFSRNHDDVEKMSRLKKGMWVRVRGSVQNDTFVRELVMMANDINEIHKETRKDTAPEGEKRVELHLHTPMSQMDAVTPVERLVEQAAKWGHPAIAITDHAVVQAYPDAFAAGKKYGIKIIYGLEANLVDDGAPIAYEEQHIKLEDATFVVFDVETTGLSTAYDVIIELAAVKIRDGKIIDRFERFANPHRALSEKIIELTHITDDMLKDAPEVDDVIREYHEFIGDAIVVAHNASFDMGFLYAAYEKAGITGVKHPVIDTLELSRLLNPSLKNHRLNTLCKKYGIELVQHHRAIYDTEATGHLLLHLLKQAKEEKGIEYHDDFNKFMGGEDSYKQSRPYHCTILAVDNVGLKNLFKLVSISHTQTFYRVPRIRRSDLVKHREGLIVGSGCGNGELFETMMNKSPEEAEAVAEFYDYIEVHPKAVYSQLIDSGTIHDEWHLEDIIRKLVKLGKKMDKPVVATGNVHYLEEHDAIYRKILISSQGGANPLNRYPLPKVHFRTTNEMLEEFAFLGEDVAKEIVVTNSQKIADMIGDVTPIKDKLYTPIIEGSDEEIKRMTYEMAHKIYGEKLPEIVEKRLEKELNSILGHGFGVVYLISAKLVKKSLEDGYLVGSRGSVGSSLVATMMEITEVNPLPPHYICPKCHYSEFFTDGSVGSGFDLPNKDCPECGTPLNKDGQDIPFETFLGFNGDKVPDIDLNFSGEYQARAHNYTKVLFGEDKVYRAGTIGTVAEKTAYGFVKGYANDNNINFRSAEIERLVQGCTGVKRTTGQHPGGILVVPDYMDIYDFTPVQYPADAQDAEWRTTHFDFHSIHDNILKLDILGHDDPTMIRMLQDLTGIDPKTIPPDDPDVMAIFTGTESLGVTPEQILCNTGTLGIPEFGTKFVRQMLEDTKPKTFSELLKISGLSHGTDVWLGNASELIANNVCSFSEVIGCRDDIMVYLIYKGLDPSLAFKTMESVRKGKGLTEEMEIAMREHDVPEWYIESCKKIKYMFPKAHAAAYVLMAVRVAYFKVHFPLAYYCAYFSIRAEDFDLPAMIKGAKAIRARVEEINAKGLDATKKEKDLLTVLEIALEMCERGMSFKNVDLYKSKATEFVIEGNSLIPPFNAIPGLGESVAKQIVAAREEREFLSKEDLQTRGRVSKSLIEYMEQLGVLEGLPDENQLSLF; encoded by the coding sequence ATGGAAAACGTCAAAGCTAGAGAGCGGTTGTTCATGCTTTTATCCCAATTAAAATTAACGGAAGATGTCTATATGTCCTTTTTTGAACATGGGGAATTAAACCGTTTAACCGTTCATAAGAAAAAGCGGATTTGGAATTTTTCATTGAAGCTGCGAAATATTTTGCCTTTCCAAGTATATCAACTATTTTCTTCCCGATTGAAGGAAGAATTTAAACATATAGCACAAGTAGAGTTGACAATACAAACAGAAAATCCTGAAGTAACGGAGCATTTGATTTCTGATTATTGGATGAGCGTTGTCGAACGTATTGACGCATCTCCTCCGGTGAAAAAACGGCTTTCTTGCCAATTGCCCGTTTGGACAGGGAGCAAGTTAATACTTTCATGCATTTCCGAAATGGAACATTTGACGTTAAAGTCCAAATACCGTGACATTATTGCAGAAACTTACGCTTGTTTTGGCTTTCCGAACATAGCAGTGGAATTCAAATTAGTGGAAGCATCGGAAGAAGAAAAGGCCGAACAAGAGAGAATGCTTGAACAGCGGAGAATGGAAGAGGAAGAACTGGCAAGACAAGCCATTATCGATTTTCAAAACCGGGAAAAAGAGAAGAAAGAAAAACCTCAAGGGCCAGTTGAAGAAGGACCAATTCAAATTGGCTCCGTTATTCAAGATCCAGAGATTGTGGATATTAAATCGATTGTGGAAGAAGAACGCCGAATCGTCATTGAGGGCCATATCTTCGCCATTGAACTGAAAGAACTAAAAAGCGGACGTTCTCTCTTGGAAATTAAATTAACCGATTATACGGATTCCATCTTAGTAAAAATGTTTTCCCGCAATCATGATGATGTGGAAAAAATGTCCCGTTTGAAAAAAGGCATGTGGGTCAGAGTCCGAGGTTCTGTGCAAAATGATACATTCGTCCGCGAGTTAGTGATGATGGCGAATGATATAAATGAAATTCATAAAGAGACTCGTAAAGATACGGCGCCAGAAGGGGAAAAACGGGTGGAATTGCATTTACATACGCCTATGAGCCAAATGGATGCAGTAACGCCTGTAGAACGCCTTGTGGAACAGGCTGCGAAGTGGGGGCATCCTGCAATCGCCATTACAGACCATGCCGTTGTACAGGCCTATCCGGATGCTTTTGCAGCCGGGAAAAAATATGGCATTAAAATCATTTACGGGCTGGAAGCAAACTTAGTAGACGATGGAGCACCGATTGCTTATGAAGAACAGCATATTAAACTGGAGGATGCCACTTTCGTTGTTTTTGACGTGGAAACAACCGGATTATCTACTGCCTATGATGTCATTATTGAACTGGCGGCAGTCAAAATACGGGATGGCAAAATCATTGATCGATTCGAGCGATTTGCCAATCCGCATCGTGCTCTTTCCGAAAAAATTATTGAATTGACGCATATTACAGATGATATGTTGAAAGATGCACCGGAAGTGGACGATGTTATTCGGGAATACCATGAATTTATCGGAGATGCCATTGTCGTTGCCCACAACGCTTCCTTTGATATGGGCTTTTTATATGCTGCTTATGAAAAAGCGGGCATTACAGGTGTGAAACATCCAGTCATCGATACGTTGGAATTGTCCCGTTTATTAAACCCGTCGCTCAAGAACCACCGTTTAAATACCCTTTGTAAAAAATATGGTATTGAACTTGTGCAGCATCACCGGGCCATTTATGATACGGAAGCAACCGGCCACTTGCTGCTGCATCTTTTAAAACAGGCAAAAGAAGAAAAAGGTATCGAATACCATGATGATTTTAACAAATTCATGGGTGGAGAAGATTCATATAAGCAATCAAGACCTTATCACTGTACGATTTTAGCGGTCGACAATGTGGGATTAAAAAATTTGTTTAAATTAGTATCCATTTCCCATACCCAAACTTTCTATCGGGTTCCGCGCATTCGCCGTTCTGATTTAGTGAAACATCGAGAAGGGCTCATTGTCGGTTCGGGATGTGGAAACGGTGAGCTGTTTGAAACGATGATGAATAAATCCCCAGAAGAAGCGGAAGCAGTGGCGGAATTCTATGATTATATTGAAGTACATCCAAAAGCGGTATACTCTCAACTCATTGACAGCGGCACGATTCATGATGAATGGCATTTGGAAGATATTATCCGCAAGCTTGTGAAGCTGGGCAAAAAAATGGATAAGCCGGTTGTGGCAACAGGGAATGTCCATTATTTGGAGGAACATGATGCTATTTATCGCAAAATATTGATCTCTTCGCAAGGTGGAGCCAATCCGTTGAACCGCTATCCACTTCCAAAAGTGCATTTCCGCACGACTAATGAAATGCTTGAGGAATTTGCCTTTTTAGGAGAGGACGTGGCGAAGGAAATTGTCGTGACCAACTCTCAAAAAATTGCTGACATGATTGGCGATGTAACGCCGATTAAAGATAAATTGTATACGCCAATCATCGAGGGATCCGATGAAGAAATCAAACGCATGACCTATGAAATGGCGCATAAAATCTATGGGGAAAAGCTGCCGGAAATCGTCGAAAAACGTCTTGAAAAAGAGTTGAATTCTATTTTAGGCCATGGGTTTGGAGTGGTTTATTTAATCTCCGCAAAACTTGTGAAAAAGTCTTTAGAGGATGGCTACTTAGTAGGTTCCCGTGGTTCTGTCGGTTCATCCCTTGTTGCAACGATGATGGAAATTACAGAAGTGAACCCATTGCCGCCTCATTATATTTGTCCTAAGTGCCACTATTCCGAATTCTTTACAGATGGTTCCGTTGGTTCGGGATTTGACTTACCGAATAAAGACTGCCCTGAATGCGGCACACCTTTAAACAAAGACGGACAGGATATTCCTTTTGAAACTTTCCTCGGATTTAACGGGGATAAGGTTCCGGATATTGACCTTAACTTCTCGGGGGAATATCAAGCACGCGCCCATAACTATACAAAAGTATTGTTCGGGGAAGATAAAGTGTACCGTGCTGGAACAATCGGTACAGTTGCGGAAAAAACGGCATACGGCTTTGTGAAGGGGTATGCAAACGACAATAATATCAATTTCCGCTCGGCAGAAATTGAACGATTGGTGCAAGGATGCACCGGGGTGAAACGAACAACAGGCCAGCACCCGGGTGGGATTCTTGTTGTTCCGGATTATATGGATATTTACGATTTTACGCCGGTGCAATATCCTGCCGATGCCCAAGATGCTGAATGGCGCACAACCCACTTTGATTTCCATTCCATCCACGATAATATTTTAAAACTGGACATTCTTGGACACGATGATCCGACAATGATTCGGATGCTTCAAGATTTGACAGGTATCGATCCAAAAACAATTCCGCCAGATGATCCAGATGTTATGGCCATCTTTACGGGAACGGAATCTTTGGGCGTGACGCCTGAACAAATTTTATGTAATACGGGAACTTTAGGCATTCCGGAATTCGGAACAAAATTCGTGCGCCAAATGCTTGAAGATACAAAACCAAAAACCTTTTCAGAGCTGTTGAAAATTTCCGGTCTTTCTCACGGTACCGACGTATGGCTTGGAAATGCCAGCGAATTAATTGCCAATAATGTCTGCTCCTTCTCGGAAGTAATCGGTTGCCGTGACGACATTATGGTGTACTTAATTTATAAAGGGCTCGACCCATCCCTTGCTTTCAAAACAATGGAGTCGGTCCGCAAAGGAAAAGGCTTGACGGAAGAAATGGAAATAGCGATGAGGGAACATGATGTGCCTGAATGGTATATTGAATCATGCAAAAAAATTAAATATATGTTCCCGAAAGCCCACGCAGCTGCATATGTATTAATGGCTGTCCGCGTGGCATACTTTAAAGTACATTTCCCGCTCGCCTATTATTGCGCCTATTTCTCTATCCGCGCAGAAGATTTTGATTTGCCGGCAATGATTAAAGGTGCTAAAGCTATTCGTGCAAGAGTCGAAGAAATTAATGCAAAAGGATTGGATGCAACGAAAAAAGAAAAAGATTTATTGACCGTGCTTGAAATTGCCCTTGAAATGTGTGAAAGAGGCATGAGTTTCAAAAATGTGGATTTATACAAATCCAAAGCAACTGAATTCGTTATTGAAGGAAATTCTCTTATCCCACCGTTCAACGCCATTCCAGGATTAGGGGAAAGTGTAGCAAAACAAATTGTGGCGGCAAGGGAAGAAAGGGAATTTTTATCAAAAGAAGATTTGCAGACGCGCGGTCGTGTATCCAAATCGTTGATTGAATACATGGAGCAATTAGGCGTATTGGAAGGGCTGCCTGATGAAAATCAATTATCGCTTTTCTAA
- a CDS encoding YlxQ family RNA-binding protein, producing the protein MSKEKILQLLGLATRARKVISGEELVIKEIQKGNAKLVILSSDAAYNSRKKIQDKCTHYNVEFHTFSNRYELGHAIGKEARVVIAITDQGFANKLSSLLNEI; encoded by the coding sequence ATGAGTAAAGAAAAGATATTGCAACTCTTAGGTTTGGCGACGAGAGCGAGAAAAGTTATTTCCGGTGAAGAACTGGTGATAAAAGAAATACAAAAAGGCAATGCGAAGTTAGTCATTCTTTCTTCGGATGCAGCCTACAACTCAAGAAAAAAAATTCAAGATAAATGTACGCATTACAATGTTGAGTTTCATACGTTTAGCAATCGTTATGAGCTGGGACATGCGATTGGAAAAGAAGCTCGGGTAGTGATAGCCATTACCGATCAAGGCTTTGCCAATAAGCTGTCCAGTCTGCTCAACGAAATTTAA
- the rnpM gene encoding RNase P modulator RnpM — protein sequence MPTKRKVPLRRCVVTGEMFPKKELLRIVRSKDGEVSVDPTGKKSGRGAYISKSEEAVEKARSKKILERHLEVKIPDEIYDELIRLIRREQLFKNE from the coding sequence GTGCCAACAAAAAGAAAAGTTCCATTACGCCGCTGCGTCGTGACTGGTGAAATGTTCCCGAAAAAAGAATTGCTTCGCATTGTTCGTTCAAAAGATGGTGAAGTTTCCGTTGATCCGACTGGCAAAAAGTCTGGACGCGGCGCTTACATTTCCAAATCTGAAGAAGCGGTTGAAAAAGCCCGCAGCAAAAAAATATTAGAACGCCATTTAGAAGTAAAAATACCGGATGAGATTTACGATGAGCTAATACGGCTTATCCGCAGGGAGCAGCTTTTCAAAAATGAGTAA
- the rimP gene encoding ribosome maturation factor RimP, translating into MSKITSVVQQLVTPILEELNLELVDIEFVKEGRAWFLRVYIDTPQGGIDIDQCALVSERLSALLDEKDPIEQNYYLEVSSPGAERPLKKESDFEKAIGKYVYIKTYEPIEGMKEFYGYLKSNSEDSLELEIRIKARNVLIKIPKDKIARARLAIDFS; encoded by the coding sequence ATGAGCAAAATTACTTCAGTCGTTCAACAGCTAGTTACACCGATTTTAGAGGAATTGAATCTTGAATTAGTGGATATTGAGTTTGTTAAAGAGGGACGTGCTTGGTTCCTCCGTGTATACATCGATACTCCTCAAGGTGGAATTGACATAGACCAATGTGCACTTGTAAGCGAGCGATTAAGCGCCCTGCTGGATGAAAAGGATCCGATTGAACAAAACTATTATTTAGAAGTTTCCTCTCCTGGTGCAGAACGTCCATTAAAGAAAGAATCTGATTTTGAGAAAGCTATTGGCAAATATGTTTACATTAAAACATATGAGCCAATTGAAGGCATGAAAGAATTTTACGGATATTTAAAATCCAACAGCGAAGATAGCCTGGAATTGGAAATTCGAATAAAAGCACGTAATGTGTTGATAAAAATTCCAAAAGACAAGATTGCAAGAGCTCGGCTGGCAATCGATTTTTCATAA
- a CDS encoding proline--tRNA ligase, with translation MKQSQTFIPTMREVPQNVHTNSCQMLLRSGFIRQYSNGTYSYLPLAKRVLKKIEQIVREEIEKRNAIELELPCIQSIDFYKQSGRLLEDLIHFQDDFGREFVIGPSMDLMTSIVRDEIKTYKKLPIALYQMQKRLQNIKESRLDLFHARESCILNAYSFHESEESLNQTFADMIQTFERIFSRLGLTVQMAETDAGPFGKESYEFVVLTTIGDETIAFSDQSKYAANEEIAKVSIEYERSNEEMKPLKKIETPNVQTIQELCDELHLEPTQCIKSLVLNIDGEIAVALVRGDHRLNLIKVKKALNASDIRLANEGEIQKHIGCSKGSIGPIKLPIDIKVIADYGIQSMVNAVTGANEDGYHYMNVNPNRDFAINLYEDIRYIEEGDPSPDGQGILLLKQGIVVGRATKLAPEYAEKMSANVVNKEGTQIPLQIASYELELTRLFAILAEQFQDDRGFTWPKHLAPYDLHLMAINVNDEVQFNLVEQLYNILTAYRYNVLYDNRDERAGVKFADSDLIGLPIRVTVGKKAIEGIVEVKNRKTGETIECMKEELIDYLNEFYRTH, from the coding sequence ATGAAACAAAGCCAAACGTTTATCCCAACAATGCGGGAAGTGCCTCAGAATGTTCATACAAATTCTTGCCAAATGTTGCTGCGGTCAGGATTCATTCGGCAATATTCAAATGGAACTTATTCCTATTTGCCTTTAGCGAAACGAGTTTTAAAAAAAATCGAACAAATCGTTCGAGAGGAAATAGAGAAAAGGAATGCCATTGAATTAGAATTGCCATGCATTCAGTCTATTGATTTTTACAAACAATCCGGAAGATTGTTAGAGGATTTAATTCATTTTCAAGATGATTTTGGCAGGGAATTTGTTATTGGTCCGAGCATGGATTTAATGACATCCATTGTCCGGGATGAAATAAAAACTTATAAAAAACTGCCGATTGCACTTTATCAAATGCAAAAAAGGCTTCAGAATATAAAAGAATCGCGGCTTGATTTATTTCATGCAAGAGAGTCTTGCATCTTGAACGCTTACTCTTTCCATGAAAGCGAAGAAAGTTTAAATCAAACCTTTGCAGATATGATTCAAACCTTTGAACGAATTTTTTCCCGATTAGGATTAACTGTGCAAATGGCTGAAACGGATGCGGGACCGTTTGGCAAAGAGTCTTATGAGTTTGTCGTTTTAACAACGATCGGGGATGAAACAATAGCCTTCTCAGATCAATCAAAATATGCGGCAAATGAGGAAATTGCAAAAGTATCCATTGAATATGAACGTTCTAATGAAGAAATGAAACCGCTTAAAAAAATTGAAACGCCAAATGTCCAAACGATACAGGAATTATGCGATGAATTGCATCTTGAACCAACTCAATGCATTAAATCGCTCGTATTAAATATCGATGGGGAAATTGCCGTTGCTTTAGTTCGAGGCGACCACCGATTGAATTTAATAAAAGTGAAAAAAGCTTTAAATGCTTCGGATATTCGATTGGCAAATGAAGGGGAAATCCAAAAACACATTGGCTGCTCCAAAGGTTCCATCGGTCCAATCAAACTGCCTATCGACATTAAAGTCATCGCAGACTATGGCATTCAGTCGATGGTAAATGCTGTTACTGGCGCAAATGAAGATGGCTATCACTATATGAATGTGAATCCAAATCGAGATTTTGCTATTAATTTATATGAGGATATTCGCTATATTGAAGAAGGAGACCCTTCGCCTGATGGCCAAGGAATCCTTTTGTTGAAACAGGGGATTGTTGTTGGGAGGGCGACAAAATTAGCGCCTGAATATGCGGAAAAAATGTCGGCAAATGTTGTGAACAAAGAAGGGACACAAATCCCTCTACAAATCGCAAGTTATGAATTAGAACTCACTCGGCTGTTTGCTATATTAGCAGAGCAATTTCAAGATGATCGTGGATTTACTTGGCCGAAACATCTAGCCCCTTATGATTTGCATTTAATGGCAATCAATGTCAATGATGAAGTTCAATTCAATCTAGTTGAACAGCTTTACAATATTTTAACGGCTTATCGTTATAATGTTTTATATGATAATCGGGATGAGCGTGCCGGCGTAAAATTTGCAGACAGCGATTTGATAGGTTTGCCGATTCGCGTTACAGTCGGCAAAAAAGCAATCGAGGGAATTGTGGAAGTGAAGAATCGCAAAACGGGAGAAACCATTGAATGCATGAAAGAAGAATTGATTGATTATTTAAATGAATTTTATCGAACACATTAA
- the nusA gene encoding transcription termination factor NusA — MSSELLEALYALEQQKGISREILVEAIEAALVTAYKRNFNQAQNVRVDFNQATGEIKVFSRKEVVEEVEDPRLQISLEDARKINSVYEPGDIVEQEVTPRNFGRIAAQTAKQVVTQRVREAERSIIYEEFVDRTDDIVNGIIERRDARNIYINLGKVEAVLPLNEQIPGEEYKPQQRIRVYITKVEKTTRGPQIIVSRTHPGLLRRLFEMEVPEIYDGIVEIKSIAREAGDRSKISVYAHDPEVDAVGACVGAKGARVQAIVNELNGEKIDVVEWSEDPVVFVANALSPSKVLDVIVNEEEKSTTVIVPDYQLSLAIGKRGQNARLAAKLTGWKIDIKSESDARELGIYPNENSPLIVENDSEEEEYSFDEIDIDLYQDVVDEEE; from the coding sequence ATGAGCAGTGAATTACTAGAAGCTTTATATGCTCTAGAACAACAAAAAGGCATTTCAAGGGAAATCTTAGTGGAGGCAATTGAAGCTGCACTAGTTACAGCTTATAAACGCAATTTTAATCAAGCGCAAAATGTACGTGTGGATTTTAATCAAGCCACTGGAGAAATTAAAGTCTTCTCAAGAAAAGAAGTGGTGGAAGAAGTGGAAGATCCGCGCTTGCAAATATCGCTTGAGGATGCAAGAAAAATCAATAGCGTCTATGAACCTGGCGATATTGTGGAACAAGAAGTGACTCCTCGCAACTTTGGCCGCATTGCTGCACAAACTGCCAAACAAGTTGTAACTCAACGCGTACGTGAAGCGGAAAGAAGCATTATTTATGAAGAGTTTGTGGACCGCACAGATGATATTGTCAATGGAATTATTGAACGCAGAGATGCGCGCAATATTTATATCAATCTTGGCAAAGTAGAAGCGGTATTGCCTCTAAATGAACAAATTCCAGGGGAAGAATATAAGCCTCAACAACGCATTCGTGTTTACATTACAAAAGTGGAAAAAACAACGCGTGGACCGCAAATTATTGTTTCCCGCACGCATCCAGGTTTACTTCGCCGACTATTTGAAATGGAAGTGCCTGAAATTTATGACGGCATTGTAGAAATCAAATCTATCGCTCGCGAAGCTGGAGATCGATCAAAAATCTCTGTATATGCCCACGATCCAGAAGTGGATGCAGTTGGTGCTTGTGTAGGGGCAAAAGGAGCCCGCGTACAGGCAATCGTCAACGAATTAAATGGAGAAAAAATTGATGTCGTAGAATGGTCAGAAGATCCCGTTGTCTTCGTTGCCAATGCTTTAAGTCCTTCAAAAGTATTGGATGTTATTGTAAATGAAGAAGAAAAATCAACAACGGTCATCGTTCCAGATTATCAGCTTTCATTAGCGATTGGAAAACGAGGACAAAATGCAAGACTTGCGGCCAAATTAACCGGCTGGAAAATTGATATAAAAAGCGAATCAGATGCCCGTGAACTAGGTATATATCCGAATGAGAATAGCCCTCTTATTGTTGAAAATGACAGTGAAGAAGAGGAATATTCCTTCGACGAGATTGATATTGACTTGTACCAAGATGTAGTTGACGAAGAAGAATAA
- the infB gene encoding translation initiation factor IF-2: MTKMRVHEYAKKVNRSSKEVIEELKKLNINVTNHMSTLNGDAVAKLDAVFNQNVDAPVKKNEGQHKPKQPQNQNHKEAEKQEHAPKQKDSQEQEEASVAFEKIKRNKAAKEDIIQQPKNKGSQKKKPGIHGGKRRQPKQQQPQQPVQKELPEKITFYESLTVAELAKKLNREPSEIIKKLFMLGVMATINQSLDKDAIELVCADYGVEVEEEVRIDKTDLNVYFEEEDPEEALVERPPVVTIMGHVDHGKTTTLDAIRHTRVTEAEAGGITQHIGAYQVDINGKKITFLDTPGHEAFTTMRARGAQITDIVVIVVAADDGVMPQTVEAINHAKAANVPIIVAVNKIDKPTANPDRVMQELTEYGLIPEDWGGDTIFVPISALKGEGIDQLLEMILLVAEVSELKANPNRRAIGTVIEARLDKGRGSVATLLVQNGTLRVGDPIVVGNTFGRVRAMVNDLGRRVKEATPATPVEITGLHEVPQAGDRFVVFEDEKTAREIGEARAQMALQASRAQKSRLTLDNLFEQMSQGEMKELNLIIKADVQGSVEALASSFMKIDVEGVKVKIIHTGVGAITESDISLAAASNAIVIGFNVRPDVNAKRAAEQEGVEIRLHRIIYKAIEEIEAAMKGMLDPEYEEKIIGQAEVRQTIKISKVGTIAGSYVTDGKVTRDAGVRVIRNGIVIYEGELASLKRFKDDVKEVVKGFECGMQIKNFNDIKEGDIIEAFVMEEIVRK; encoded by the coding sequence ATGACCAAAATGAGAGTTCATGAATATGCCAAAAAAGTGAATCGATCAAGCAAAGAAGTCATTGAAGAATTAAAGAAATTAAATATAAATGTAACCAATCATATGTCAACGCTTAACGGAGATGCAGTTGCAAAACTGGATGCAGTTTTTAACCAAAATGTTGATGCGCCTGTGAAAAAGAATGAAGGGCAACATAAACCAAAACAACCGCAAAATCAAAATCATAAAGAAGCAGAAAAACAAGAACACGCGCCAAAACAAAAAGATAGCCAAGAACAAGAAGAAGCGTCCGTTGCTTTTGAAAAAATTAAACGAAACAAAGCTGCAAAAGAAGATATAATCCAACAACCAAAAAATAAAGGAAGCCAAAAGAAAAAGCCTGGCATCCATGGCGGAAAACGCCGTCAGCCAAAACAACAGCAGCCTCAACAGCCTGTACAAAAAGAGCTTCCTGAAAAAATTACTTTCTACGAATCTTTAACAGTAGCGGAACTGGCAAAAAAATTAAACCGCGAACCTTCTGAAATCATTAAAAAGCTCTTTATGCTTGGTGTGATGGCGACAATCAACCAATCCCTAGATAAAGATGCCATCGAATTAGTCTGCGCGGATTATGGTGTGGAAGTAGAAGAAGAAGTACGCATCGATAAAACAGATTTAAATGTTTACTTTGAAGAAGAAGATCCAGAAGAAGCATTAGTAGAACGTCCGCCGGTAGTAACGATCATGGGTCACGTTGACCACGGGAAAACGACAACGCTGGATGCGATCCGTCATACAAGAGTGACTGAAGCAGAAGCAGGCGGTATTACGCAACATATTGGTGCATATCAAGTAGATATTAATGGAAAGAAAATTACGTTCCTTGATACACCTGGACACGAAGCATTCACGACAATGCGCGCAAGAGGAGCTCAAATTACGGATATTGTTGTCATCGTTGTTGCAGCAGATGATGGTGTCATGCCGCAAACGGTGGAAGCCATTAACCATGCCAAAGCAGCCAATGTGCCAATCATTGTAGCAGTTAATAAAATTGATAAACCAACAGCGAATCCAGACCGTGTCATGCAAGAATTAACAGAGTATGGCCTCATTCCGGAAGACTGGGGTGGAGACACAATCTTCGTTCCAATCTCCGCTCTAAAAGGAGAAGGAATTGATCAATTGTTAGAAATGATTTTGCTCGTTGCGGAAGTTTCTGAATTAAAAGCTAATCCAAATCGCCGTGCAATCGGTACTGTGATTGAAGCCCGCCTAGATAAAGGCCGCGGTTCTGTTGCTACATTATTGGTGCAAAACGGTACATTGCGCGTAGGCGACCCAATTGTTGTCGGAAATACATTCGGCCGTGTCCGTGCTATGGTGAACGATTTGGGCCGCCGCGTAAAAGAAGCAACACCAGCAACGCCTGTTGAAATTACAGGATTGCATGAAGTGCCTCAAGCCGGAGATCGCTTCGTCGTATTTGAAGATGAAAAAACAGCCCGTGAAATCGGTGAAGCTCGTGCACAAATGGCATTGCAAGCAAGCCGTGCGCAAAAATCCCGCCTTACTTTGGATAACTTGTTTGAACAAATGTCCCAAGGCGAAATGAAAGAATTGAATTTGATTATTAAAGCAGACGTACAAGGTTCTGTAGAGGCTTTAGCTTCTTCCTTTATGAAAATTGATGTGGAAGGGGTAAAAGTAAAAATTATCCATACTGGTGTAGGAGCAATTACAGAATCTGACATTAGTCTTGCCGCAGCTTCCAACGCCATCGTTATCGGCTTTAACGTGCGTCCAGATGTTAATGCGAAACGCGCTGCAGAACAAGAAGGCGTCGAAATTCGCTTGCACCGCATCATCTATAAAGCCATCGAAGAAATTGAAGCTGCTATGAAAGGTATGCTTGATCCAGAATATGAAGAAAAAATCATCGGTCAAGCAGAAGTGCGTCAAACGATTAAAATTTCCAAAGTGGGTACAATTGCAGGTTCATACGTGACAGATGGTAAAGTGACTCGTGATGCTGGCGTGCGTGTCATCCGAAACGGAATCGTAATTTACGAAGGAGAACTTGCATCATTAAAACGCTTTAAAGATGACGTGAAAGAAGTTGTCAAAGGTTTTGAATGCGGTATGCAAATTAAAAACTTCAACGACATTAAAGAAGGCGACATTATCGAAGCCTTCGTAATGGAAGAAATTGTACGGAAATGA
- a CDS encoding DUF503 domain-containing protein has product MIVYLEAAFIIPDAHSLKEKRAVLQRMITRAKQKFNVSVAEIDHQDVWQRTKIAVVTVASSRQAAEREIDQVLHFLQSNPSWELLEFSREFL; this is encoded by the coding sequence ATGATTGTCTATTTAGAAGCGGCATTCATCATTCCGGACGCGCACTCTTTAAAGGAAAAGCGAGCAGTTCTCCAGCGGATGATTACGAGAGCGAAGCAGAAATTTAATGTATCTGTTGCAGAAATTGACCATCAAGATGTGTGGCAGCGAACAAAAATCGCTGTTGTGACAGTTGCTTCTTCCCGTCAAGCAGCTGAGCGGGAAATTGATCAAGTGCTCCATTTTTTACAATCGAATCCATCATGGGAGCTGCTAGAATTTTCTCGAGAGTTTTTGTAA